A stretch of Lysinibacillus agricola DNA encodes these proteins:
- a CDS encoding glycosyltransferase, protein MTQSDWCYKYYAKSLLESHKKNGCYIVSTDVDGASDITQNQRYGSIHPTHDWQSVGRTLQHITNQEVLLADTCEHLQAFAREELNWKHIVRKVSEYLEEKPIE, encoded by the coding sequence ATGACTCAATCAGATTGGTGCTATAAATACTACGCCAAATCGCTTTTGGAAAGCCATAAAAAGAACGGCTGTTATATCGTTTCGACTGATGTTGATGGGGCTTCGGATATTACCCAAAATCAACGCTACGGGTCAATTCATCCGACACATGATTGGCAAAGTGTTGGACGGACATTGCAGCATATTACTAATCAAGAGGTTTTATTGGCTGATACATGCGAACATCTCCAAGCATTCGCAAGAGAGGAATTAAATTGGAAGCATATTGTGCGAAAAGTATCTGAATATTTAGAGGAAAAGCCGATCGAATAA
- a CDS encoding DEAD/DEAH box helicase — translation MHQEKVPKIAPIKLTERPWEKHALNDDKKNSIRFQYYMNSYEQWQLTEELRAHFNSDEEIHVKDTSRKYSYTFSVNEEGKYIEDSLFIPFVQYLLKVLENDSNYGNFLEQYKVICRQMEKEAIAIFTDGVSEEKIHELQHQYNRYFRKPFEYTYHYLQITVLNKNNQNENEQMNRNSFFIEDIERVLQNGVNATLKDFILGSEKQIDIDNNRVLIEQILQPKNLPLGRWPSPVAHRLSLMQQVAVNRIINGDERLHSVNGPPGTGKTTLLKDVFANIVVQRAIEMTTFEDPTTAFSKIGSLKLNNFPYQVYELNKKLKNYSIVVASSNNGAVENISKDLPKRKEIAKPEKNDAGIIKPEVKNEYDQKIAEYLEELDYYPSTAKKLINHADETWGLFSGIFGKSKNIDNFIWGLLKDDGDLSFVKQLQRDNEMLSSEDWLKAVKEFNSLLHSIEQKKDDLQKYIELDKELQKLEVEFQSMERNQSRITINLSRLLAQQEEIKGELNSLKKPHFLLRILGVKNQNEKNLRQQQTQIEQNLIESEQEALKISRDRDSLKVRKENILQESLKLKTEYAQENLELSTDKYWEDNNNDYRQQKVIWQTDILNYERGLLFLMAMKIHKLFLIKNHKIVSSSLRLFANRKALNLNSNEHRKYLKNLWHVIHLVTPLISTTFASFANMYKGIEQDFISHLFIDEAGQASPQLAVGALWRSQKAVIVGDPIQIEPVVTVDETLLMDIRKCFDLEEHYIGYTASVQNIADIANPYGTYKDEDRSQWIGIPLWVHRRCLNPMFSIANDIAYDNKMVLVDTDKVGIGEWIDCVGKVSTDQYVKEQGEYVAQVILDKYKEKNGLPNLFVITPFTAVKDGLKKAILQKLKPLQVPKLNEWLNEAVGTVHTFQGKEADIVYFVTGTDEQTEGAANWTCSKPNLLNVAATRAKKEFYVVGDLKRFSKKNYYDKIVQYMDMYKKNDSFESENKMLEKSLN, via the coding sequence ATGCATCAGGAAAAAGTTCCTAAAATAGCTCCTATTAAACTGACAGAAAGACCTTGGGAAAAACATGCATTGAATGATGATAAGAAAAATAGTATACGATTTCAATATTACATGAATAGCTATGAACAGTGGCAACTAACAGAGGAGTTAAGAGCCCATTTTAATAGTGATGAGGAAATACATGTTAAGGACACTTCCAGAAAATACAGTTATACCTTCTCTGTAAATGAAGAAGGGAAATACATAGAAGATTCCTTATTTATTCCATTTGTTCAATATCTGCTTAAAGTACTTGAGAATGATTCGAATTATGGAAATTTTTTGGAACAATATAAGGTCATTTGTCGACAAATGGAGAAAGAAGCTATTGCGATATTTACGGATGGTGTAAGTGAAGAAAAGATTCATGAATTACAACATCAATATAATCGATATTTTAGAAAACCTTTTGAATACACGTATCATTATTTACAGATCACAGTGTTAAATAAAAACAATCAGAATGAAAATGAACAAATGAATCGTAATAGTTTCTTTATAGAGGATATCGAACGAGTTCTACAGAATGGAGTCAATGCGACACTTAAAGACTTTATCTTGGGCAGTGAAAAACAGATTGATATTGATAATAATAGAGTGTTAATAGAACAAATTTTGCAACCTAAAAATTTACCTTTAGGAAGATGGCCTTCTCCTGTTGCGCACAGACTTTCACTGATGCAACAAGTAGCGGTAAACCGAATTATTAATGGTGATGAAAGGCTTCATTCTGTAAATGGTCCCCCTGGTACTGGAAAAACAACGTTATTGAAAGATGTATTTGCAAATATAGTTGTCCAACGTGCGATTGAGATGACAACTTTTGAAGACCCTACGACTGCTTTTAGTAAGATAGGGAGTTTGAAATTAAATAATTTTCCTTATCAGGTGTATGAACTGAATAAAAAATTAAAAAATTACTCTATCGTAGTTGCATCAAGTAATAATGGAGCTGTTGAAAATATTTCTAAAGATTTACCTAAAAGAAAGGAAATTGCTAAACCTGAAAAAAATGATGCGGGAATTATTAAACCAGAAGTAAAAAATGAGTATGATCAGAAAATAGCTGAGTATCTTGAAGAGCTAGACTATTATCCTTCGACGGCTAAAAAACTAATCAATCATGCAGATGAAACTTGGGGGCTATTCTCGGGTATATTTGGTAAATCAAAAAATATTGATAATTTTATTTGGGGTTTGCTAAAAGATGATGGAGATTTGTCATTTGTTAAACAATTACAGAGAGATAATGAAATGCTTTCTTCAGAAGACTGGCTAAAAGCTGTGAAAGAATTTAACTCTCTACTGCATTCAATTGAACAGAAAAAAGATGATTTACAAAAATATATTGAATTAGATAAAGAACTGCAAAAATTAGAAGTAGAATTTCAATCAATGGAGCGAAACCAATCAAGAATAACAATCAATTTATCACGACTTCTAGCACAGCAAGAAGAAATAAAGGGAGAATTAAATTCTCTGAAAAAGCCGCATTTTTTATTACGTATTTTAGGTGTGAAAAATCAAAATGAAAAAAATTTAAGGCAGCAACAAACACAAATTGAACAAAATTTAATTGAATCAGAACAAGAGGCTTTAAAAATAAGTAGAGATCGAGATAGTTTGAAAGTCCGAAAAGAAAATATACTCCAAGAAAGTTTGAAATTGAAAACAGAATATGCTCAAGAAAATTTGGAATTATCAACAGACAAATATTGGGAAGATAATAATAATGATTACAGGCAACAAAAGGTGATTTGGCAAACGGATATACTAAACTATGAGCGTGGCTTACTATTTCTGATGGCTATGAAAATTCATAAATTATTTTTAATAAAAAATCATAAGATTGTTAGTAGTTCATTAAGGCTTTTTGCTAATCGAAAGGCACTAAACTTGAATAGTAATGAACATAGAAAATATCTGAAAAATCTTTGGCATGTGATTCATCTAGTAACACCATTAATTAGCACGACTTTTGCTAGCTTTGCAAATATGTATAAAGGAATCGAGCAAGATTTTATTTCTCATCTATTTATAGATGAAGCTGGACAAGCTAGCCCTCAACTAGCAGTAGGGGCACTGTGGAGATCCCAAAAAGCTGTTATCGTAGGTGACCCAATACAAATTGAACCTGTAGTGACAGTGGATGAAACATTATTAATGGATATTCGGAAGTGTTTTGATCTCGAAGAGCACTATATAGGTTACACAGCATCTGTTCAAAATATTGCAGATATAGCGAATCCGTATGGCACTTATAAAGACGAAGATAGAAGTCAATGGATTGGTATTCCTCTATGGGTGCACCGCCGTTGTTTAAATCCAATGTTTTCGATAGCTAACGATATTGCTTATGATAACAAAATGGTATTAGTCGATACAGATAAAGTCGGTATTGGTGAGTGGATTGACTGTGTAGGAAAAGTAAGCACTGATCAATATGTAAAAGAGCAAGGGGAGTATGTGGCACAAGTTATTTTGGATAAATACAAAGAAAAAAACGGATTGCCCAACTTGTTTGTCATTACACCTTTTACAGCCGTGAAGGATGGATTAAAAAAGGCTATTCTTCAAAAACTAAAGCCTCTACAAGTTCCAAAATTGAATGAATGGTTAAATGAAGCTGTTGGAACAGTTCACACCTTCCAAGGAAAAGAGGCAGATATTGTTTATTTTGTAACAGGAACTGATGAGCAGACTGAAGGAGCTGCTAATTGGACGTGTTCAAAACCGAATTTATTGAATGTAGCTGCAACAAGGGCGAAAAAAGAATTTTATGTTGTAGGAGATTTAAAAAGGTTTAGCAAGAAAAATTACTATGATAAAATTGTTCAATATATGGATATGTACAAAAAGAATGACTCTTTTGAAAGTGAAAATAAGATGCTAGAAAAATCTCTGAATTAG
- a CDS encoding AroM family protein translates to MNKVGILTIGQSPRSDITPTFKEIFNKDIKIVERGALDSLNEAELLKVIPKKEKNIYVSRLRDGRSILIGRRKLLPLLQYELSKLEQEVDMVVILCTADFPTLTCEKPIFYPNRIVTQVIGTMANQPKIGLIVPLEEQRRAMLEKWRGVTNDITFAVASPYDYGNFKEAAHYLKDYQVDVIILDCMGYNEGHKQLVKKESGILTILPRTLVARVVLEYL, encoded by the coding sequence ATGAATAAAGTCGGTATTTTAACAATTGGACAATCGCCTCGTTCAGACATTACACCTACTTTTAAAGAAATATTTAATAAAGATATTAAAATTGTGGAAAGAGGAGCATTAGATTCCTTAAACGAAGCGGAATTACTAAAAGTTATTCCGAAAAAAGAAAAGAACATATATGTTTCGCGATTGCGTGATGGCAGATCAATCTTAATTGGCAGAAGAAAACTACTACCATTATTACAATATGAATTATCAAAGTTAGAACAAGAGGTTGATATGGTCGTCATACTATGTACAGCTGATTTTCCGACTTTAACATGTGAAAAGCCCATTTTTTATCCAAACCGAATAGTAACACAAGTTATTGGTACAATGGCCAATCAACCGAAGATAGGTTTAATTGTCCCGCTAGAAGAACAGAGGAGAGCCATGCTAGAAAAGTGGAGAGGTGTTACAAATGATATCACTTTTGCTGTTGCCTCCCCATACGACTATGGCAACTTTAAAGAAGCAGCTCACTACCTTAAAGATTACCAGGTCGATGTAATTATTTTGGATTGTATGGGATACAATGAAGGACATAAGCAGTTAGTTAAGAAAGAGAGTGGTATTTTAACAATTTTACCGCGTACTTTAGTAGCAAGAGTTGTACTTGAATACTTATAA
- a CDS encoding diguanylate cyclase domain-containing protein — translation MRTTMNWNSAIFFYGTVLLLLLQIPSYYLLHRDVESLLLYIFLIILVILTLWRGTVLGLISSLLFIFISGSTLLYIGMSKNTVFFSASFSMQLFFVYGVVQLLLILSAGKVHDLLFEQANYLKQLQQDIKSYVAIDVETGFDNETRMRISVNEEMRRSDRHKHTFVFIVLRLENYEQFKKLYGTKEAQHLWQQLAQKIQQTVRQTDKKFRFRENQIGLLLIDTTDEHIEVIFDKLDQALKNHQLLNEKWITLSYKTSYFTYSPLLEQSFDELLTELEREMKTSALQI, via the coding sequence ATGCGAACAACTATGAATTGGAATAGTGCAATATTTTTTTATGGAACAGTATTGCTTTTGCTTTTACAAATTCCTTCTTATTATTTATTACACAGAGATGTTGAAAGTTTATTATTATATATTTTTTTAATAATACTAGTAATACTAACTCTATGGCGCGGAACAGTGTTAGGGCTTATTAGTAGTTTGTTATTTATTTTCATTAGCGGATCAACATTACTTTATATTGGCATGTCAAAAAATACTGTTTTTTTTAGTGCATCGTTTTCTATGCAGTTGTTTTTCGTTTATGGTGTTGTTCAATTGTTGCTTATTTTAAGTGCAGGGAAAGTGCATGATTTATTGTTCGAACAGGCAAACTATTTGAAACAATTACAACAGGATATTAAGAGTTATGTAGCAATTGATGTCGAAACAGGCTTTGATAATGAAACTCGTATGCGCATTAGTGTCAATGAAGAAATGCGAAGATCCGACCGACATAAACATACTTTTGTTTTTATTGTATTGAGGCTTGAGAATTATGAACAATTTAAAAAACTTTATGGAACAAAAGAAGCTCAGCATTTATGGCAGCAACTTGCTCAAAAAATACAACAAACAGTAAGACAAACAGATAAAAAATTTCGATTTCGTGAAAATCAAATTGGGTTGCTATTAATAGATACAACGGATGAGCATATAGAGGTCATTTTTGACAAATTGGACCAAGCATTAAAAAATCATCAGCTTTTAAATGAAAAGTGGATAACCCTTAGTTATAAAACTAGTTATTTTACGTATAGTCCGCTTTTAGAGCAATCTTTCGATGAATTATTAACAGAGCTAGAAAGGGAGATGAAAACAAGTGCACTCCAAATATAG
- a CDS encoding glycosyltransferase family 2 protein has product MADILFYIALFLIWIMLLYHMFLMQGGYRHFRSFEKPIDEWSKKMANVPTVSVFIPAHNEAVVIEQTLRAMSRLYYPKDKLEIIVINDNSSDETGEIASRFAEKYPFIRVIETVEPNKGKGKSSALNSALADSTSEIVVVYDADNTPERMAVWYLVMGLVNDPKAAATVGKFRVINAAETWLTRFINIETICFQWMAQGGRWKWFKVTTIPGTNFAIRRSILEQLGGWDVKALAEDTELTIRVYNLGYHIRFFPKAITWEQEPETLRVWWKQRTRWARGNQYVVLKFLSQFFTLKRKSIIFDLFYFFFTYFLFFFGVILSNVLFIINLFYDIGLTVGDIAIVLWILAFLLFLGEVMITLSIEKTEMNRKNFFYVILMYFSYSQMWIVLVVWSLMLEIKRMFTGQEIQWYKTERFAKKSEQGAE; this is encoded by the coding sequence ATGGCTGATATCTTATTTTATATTGCGTTATTCCTCATTTGGATTATGCTGCTATATCATATGTTTTTAATGCAAGGCGGCTATAGACATTTTCGATCGTTTGAAAAACCAATTGATGAGTGGTCTAAAAAAATGGCGAATGTGCCCACGGTCAGTGTTTTTATTCCTGCACATAACGAAGCAGTTGTCATTGAACAAACGTTACGAGCTATGTCTCGATTGTATTATCCAAAAGATAAATTAGAGATAATCGTTATCAATGATAATTCGTCTGATGAGACAGGTGAAATCGCTTCTAGATTTGCTGAAAAGTATCCATTTATTCGTGTCATAGAAACGGTTGAGCCGAATAAAGGAAAAGGGAAATCCTCTGCATTAAACTCTGCATTAGCAGATTCTACAAGTGAAATTGTCGTTGTTTACGATGCTGATAATACACCAGAGAGGATGGCAGTTTGGTATTTAGTAATGGGGTTAGTCAATGACCCTAAGGCTGCTGCAACAGTGGGGAAATTTCGAGTAATTAATGCAGCTGAAACATGGCTGACACGTTTTATTAATATTGAAACAATTTGTTTCCAATGGATGGCTCAAGGTGGTCGTTGGAAATGGTTTAAAGTTACTACGATACCAGGTACGAATTTTGCTATTCGTCGTAGTATATTAGAACAATTAGGTGGATGGGATGTAAAGGCGTTAGCTGAAGATACTGAGTTAACCATCCGAGTTTATAATTTAGGCTACCATATTCGTTTTTTTCCAAAGGCAATTACTTGGGAGCAAGAGCCGGAAACTTTAAGAGTATGGTGGAAACAACGAACAAGATGGGCTAGAGGTAATCAATATGTAGTGTTAAAGTTTTTAAGCCAATTTTTCACATTGAAAAGAAAGAGTATTATTTTTGATTTATTTTATTTCTTTTTTACGTACTTCTTGTTTTTCTTTGGAGTGATTTTATCCAATGTTTTATTTATTATCAATTTATTTTATGACATTGGTTTAACTGTTGGTGATATTGCGATTGTGCTATGGATTCTAGCCTTCTTACTCTTTTTAGGAGAAGTCATGATTACATTAAGTATTGAGAAAACTGAAATGAATCGAAAAAATTTCTTTTATGTCATCCTAATGTATTTTAGTTATTCACAAATGTGGATTGTATTGGTCGTATGGTCATTAATGCTAGAAATAAAGCGTATGTTTACTGGTCAAGAAATTCAATGGTATAAAACAGAACGATTTGCGAAGAAATCAGAACAAGGAGCAGAATAA
- a CDS encoding cellulose biosynthesis cyclic di-GMP-binding regulatory protein BcsB encodes MRPILFIFMILMSLPLFSSYASADTIIADDKSLVIEGNESQQRPLLSEAIELQGPSSSRDFYYNLTKDIESDKHSVTFQIQHSELLIEPSSFTVKIDDTAIKTVTLTPDLLKQSVTVTLPKEALLKGTHKITASFYGILKEGICVPPGNSGNWLRIDILSSISTFDGNVQDWTLTSYPSAFLSYDNKVTTLILPEKASEATLNSSYKLAAYLSEQGENDVQIKRENTIDKVTGPVIVVGAKEEFGSVLMRDILKNVKENEEDTLTVGVHKLLNTDRSVPVLIVTAKTPIAIQERISLLTDERLFEQLAGNTITVDELPKVEKLSTTTIPLTQLGFENKILSSQVTMTPHYYVSLPQLEANKEAVMRLVLKKSATLPKDVDKNDRKLELIIYVNKVPHSIDLRKLDKTSSDMYEAIIPIETNILNKQSITDIQFEVTGFQLEDPCETTNERYWLYIDGDSSLTIAKDTTEPSFTLRDFPNAFHDNSLIIIPDGDVLSDTRMLMLYKALMANGQLANTTLKKNKDVTKSDLQKHAVIFMGQIDEFTMLSKNADKIPHTSDELIQQGFLPEVISQYTFITKNFWQANEPLLFIQSIENNVLKNNFFTHLKEANEGTSSAIETKEGQFLTAVNNTLNNDEGKAEKKESVSFVLIIEFIVLIAVIAVILYFILRKKKKDQLKED; translated from the coding sequence ATGAGACCTATACTGTTTATATTCATGATCTTAATGAGTCTTCCCCTTTTTTCAAGTTATGCGTCAGCCGATACCATTATCGCTGATGATAAGTCGCTTGTCATAGAAGGGAATGAATCGCAGCAAAGGCCACTTTTATCAGAGGCTATCGAATTACAGGGACCATCTTCATCAAGGGATTTCTATTACAATTTAACAAAAGATATAGAGTCAGATAAGCACTCGGTTACATTTCAAATCCAACATTCAGAATTATTAATTGAACCGTCCTCTTTTACTGTGAAAATTGATGATACAGCAATCAAAACTGTAACATTAACACCAGATTTATTAAAACAATCAGTGACAGTTACGCTTCCTAAAGAAGCATTGCTTAAGGGAACTCATAAAATTACAGCCAGTTTTTATGGTATTTTAAAAGAAGGGATATGTGTTCCCCCTGGAAATTCAGGAAACTGGCTTCGGATTGATATATTATCATCTATTTCTACCTTTGATGGGAATGTACAAGATTGGACATTAACTAGTTATCCTTCTGCATTCTTAAGTTATGATAATAAAGTAACTACACTTATTTTACCGGAAAAAGCATCAGAAGCAACATTGAATAGCAGCTATAAACTAGCAGCTTATTTATCAGAGCAAGGGGAAAATGATGTACAAATAAAGAGAGAAAATACTATTGATAAAGTAACAGGACCGGTAATAGTGGTTGGCGCAAAGGAAGAATTTGGTAGTGTTTTGATGAGAGATATACTTAAAAATGTTAAAGAAAACGAAGAAGATACATTGACAGTTGGAGTTCATAAGCTGCTTAATACAGATAGAAGTGTACCAGTTTTAATTGTTACAGCGAAAACACCAATTGCTATACAAGAACGGATATCACTTTTAACAGATGAGAGATTATTCGAGCAATTAGCTGGAAATACAATAACTGTGGATGAGCTACCAAAAGTTGAGAAACTTTCGACTACAACTATTCCTTTAACACAACTTGGCTTTGAAAATAAGATACTATCCAGTCAGGTTACAATGACTCCACATTACTATGTTTCACTGCCACAATTAGAGGCAAATAAAGAAGCGGTGATGCGTTTAGTCTTAAAAAAATCAGCAACATTACCTAAAGATGTTGATAAAAATGATCGGAAGTTAGAATTAATTATATATGTAAATAAAGTGCCACATTCAATAGATTTGCGCAAATTAGACAAAACTTCTTCAGATATGTATGAGGCTATAATACCAATTGAAACGAATATTTTAAATAAGCAATCTATTACAGATATTCAATTTGAAGTGACAGGTTTTCAATTAGAAGATCCATGTGAAACGACAAATGAGCGTTATTGGTTATATATTGATGGGGATAGTTCCCTTACAATTGCAAAAGATACAACCGAACCATCATTTACATTAAGAGATTTTCCAAATGCTTTTCACGACAATTCCTTAATTATAATACCTGATGGGGATGTTTTAAGCGATACTAGGATGCTAATGCTTTACAAAGCATTAATGGCGAATGGGCAATTGGCAAATACTACTCTAAAGAAAAATAAAGACGTTACAAAGAGTGATTTACAGAAGCATGCAGTTATTTTTATGGGGCAAATTGATGAATTTACGATGCTTTCAAAAAATGCTGATAAAATCCCACATACATCTGATGAGTTGATTCAACAAGGATTTTTACCTGAAGTAATCTCTCAATATACATTTATCACCAAAAACTTTTGGCAAGCTAATGAGCCACTATTGTTTATTCAATCCATAGAAAATAATGTGCTTAAAAATAATTTCTTTACGCATTTAAAAGAGGCGAATGAGGGAACTTCTTCTGCTATTGAAACAAAGGAAGGGCAATTTTTGACGGCTGTTAATAATACATTGAATAATGATGAAGGAAAGGCTGAGAAAAAGGAAAGTGTTTCTTTTGTCCTGATTATTGAATTTATAGTGCTTATCGCTGTAATTGCAGTCATTTTATATTTTATCCTTCGTAAAAAGAAGAAAGATCAATTAAAAGAAGATTAA
- a CDS encoding glycosyl hydrolase family 8, with translation MLILISCEKKEVDLQKNEPPLPTEKFVIKEFMNDGGLLRTDLTEQKNIFLSESMGLWLTYLLEKGDQARFKNQVDVMKSDFLKNNFIVWRLEKKKQASVNALIDDLRIIRVLFEAGEKWKIPHYIQLGNELGKNLVRYGMNDGLFVDFVDVQTNEKAKTLTISYIMPSAFNQMQKHGLLSQKQVNQQLAILKNAPLAEAGFYPKNYDIPSGSYVFDKELHMIDQLYIAYHMASVKEDTTLFKLWLLDLFNRDGKLYGRYNAQTNQPSVNYESPAVYAMAVRYLLVLDEKTLANQFLERMTSLKNVSTAGYIDTHTQATHIFDNLLPLLAEREVENANNYELE, from the coding sequence GTGCTCATTTTAATTAGTTGCGAAAAAAAAGAGGTAGATTTACAAAAAAACGAGCCTCCTTTACCAACAGAAAAATTTGTTATTAAAGAATTTATGAATGATGGAGGTCTGTTGAGAACAGATTTAACAGAACAAAAGAATATATTTTTATCAGAATCAATGGGTTTATGGTTAACATACTTACTAGAAAAGGGTGACCAGGCACGCTTTAAGAATCAAGTGGATGTAATGAAATCCGATTTTCTAAAAAATAACTTTATTGTATGGCGGTTAGAGAAGAAAAAACAAGCTTCTGTTAATGCACTTATTGATGACTTACGAATTATTCGGGTACTTTTTGAAGCAGGTGAAAAATGGAAAATACCTCATTATATACAGTTGGGCAATGAACTAGGGAAGAACCTTGTAAGGTATGGAATGAATGATGGATTATTTGTAGACTTTGTGGATGTTCAAACAAATGAAAAAGCAAAGACATTAACAATAAGTTATATTATGCCTTCGGCTTTTAATCAAATGCAGAAACATGGGCTTTTATCACAAAAACAGGTAAATCAGCAGCTTGCGATTCTTAAGAATGCTCCTCTTGCTGAAGCAGGATTTTACCCAAAAAACTATGATATTCCGTCCGGAAGTTATGTGTTTGATAAGGAGCTACACATGATTGATCAATTGTATATTGCCTATCATATGGCCTCTGTGAAAGAGGACACGACACTTTTTAAACTATGGTTACTAGATCTTTTTAATAGAGATGGCAAACTATATGGACGTTATAATGCACAAACGAATCAGCCATCTGTTAATTATGAATCACCTGCAGTTTATGCAATGGCTGTACGGTATTTACTGGTGTTAGACGAAAAAACTTTGGCGAATCAATTTCTTGAGAGAATGACATCTCTAAAAAATGTCTCAACGGCAGGTTATATAGATACACATACACAGGCAACACATATTTTTGATAATTTACTACCGCTATTGGCAGAAAGAGAGGTAGAAAATGCGAACAACTATGAATTGGAATAG